The Rhodopirellula halodulae genome includes the window TGTCTTTTGTGCGAGCGGATGTCCATTCACTTCGCATCCAAGACGGGCAAGCAACCGATTTGGTTTGGGACGATCGTTCGACCAGCCGTTTCGATGACGATTGCCAAGTCATCTCGTGTCTGGGCACCATTGGCTCGCCCACTTTGCTGCAGCGCAGCGGTCATCAGGTCACTGGATTGGGCGAAAACTTGCACGATCATTTGATCATGCCGGTGATTCACGGCACCGACAGCGACATTCTCACCGATGATGTGACCGACGCACGCTCTTTGGCGAACTGGCAACATTCAGGTGCAGGTCGCATTGCGTGCAACGTGGCCGAATGCGGCGGCTTGGATCCCGACCAACGTTGGCAGTTGCACGTGACGCCGACGGATTACCTTCGGTTCCCAAACTCTCAACGCCGTGGTGCCATGACCATCGGTGTGAATGTGACTCAACCGAGTTCGCGTGGGCGCATCCGATGGACAGCGGATGAGATGTCGATCGAAACCGGCTACTGGAACGATTCAAAGGATCGAGACCAGTTGTTGGCGGGCGTGCACTGGGGTCGTGAACTGGTTTCGCGATCACGATTGGCGACTGTTCTCGGTGCAGAAACCATTCCCGGTGCCAAACGCACTTCCGATGAGGCGTTGATTGCGGCGATGCAGCGATACACTCAAACGCTTTATCACCCCGCCGGGACATGTGCACTCGGAAACGTAGTGGATTCACAGTTCCGAGTCCGCGGGCTCAACAACGTGCGGATGGTGGATGCTTCTCTGCTGCCCAAGCCAACCGTCGGCAATCCCACAGCAACGCTTGCGATGCTCACCTGCTACGCTGCGAACCGAATCACGTAATTCCGAGGCTCAGAGTCTTGGTAGCAAACGAACATCACTTCGGCTGACGAAGATAACGCTTGTTCGATGCCACCAACGTGACGAACTTGCCTTGTTGCAAGGTGCGGCCATCGTCGCTGATCAATTGCCGGTGCCAAGTGATCTTGGCCGCGCGACGTCCATGTGGTTCGGATGACTCGACGGTGGTTCGCACGCGGACTCGTTCACCGAAGAACACTGGATTCTCGAAGTTCCAATCACTGACGCTGACCAGAGCCAGCGTGGCGGCTCGCGGGTGTTCGGTCGACAAACCCGCTAAAACGCTGAGTCCCAATAGTCCGTGTGCAACGGGGCGTCCGAACGGGGATCTTGGCAACGGGCTTTCTTTGCCGTTTTCATTGTGCAAGGGATCGTAGTCGCCGGTCAGTTCCGAGAACGCTCGCACGTCATCGGCACTGATTGTTCGCCAAGGACTCAGCCACTGCATTCCGATTTCGAGGTCTTCGCAGTAAAGCAGATCGGTTGGCTCCGCGACGTCTTTCGCGATGACAACGGTTTCCGGACGAGTCACGTCTTCAGGCGAGACAATCGGATTCTGGGTTGGCATCGAGTCGGACATTCACGTCTTTCCTTGTTGAGTCAACTTTGCCGTGACCATTCAGCACCCGTTTTTCGCGGGGATTGGAACGGTAGACGCGGCTTCATTTCGCGTCCGGCAAAGCCTGTTCGGGGCTCGCGACCGTGCGAGTCGAACCCATGGGACGACATCCCGGCACTGTGGCCAATCAAAATGACCAAAGCAATTCATTGCCGAGCATTTGCCTCATTTCACCCCAAACAGTGTACACAAGATTCCATCTGCGGCGATTGGGCGACTTGTACGGCCGAGTGACAATCGGCAACCAGACGCGGAGGACGACGATGCACGATTCGTGCCAGATTCCGATCGGTGGAATGGGGGCCAACTTGAGATGGAGTCATTCTTTCGTCGTGAGAGGACTGGGGATGCGACACCGTGGCGGTTGATCTGCCGGTTCATCTTTCTGATCGCTTGGATTTGCTTGCGACTGCTTGGATTTGCCCGAGCGGTCAACCATAATTCACTTTCGAAAGCGTCGACTCTCCTAGTCTTCGCAATTCCCACCGTTGGCCCTCCTTTGGATCCCACCTCGATGAAACTGCTTTTGAATCTGTCCTCGCCAATGACCCACCTGATCGCCGCGATTGCATTGGTGGCTTGCACCAGCAACTCGGTCTCTGCTGAATCGCCCGTGAAGCTTCCCGCGGAAACGGGAATGACCGAAATCTTCAACGGCAAGGATTTGACCGGATGGAGCGGCGATGAGCGATTGTGGTCAGTTCGTGATGGCGTCATCCATGGCGAAACCACGCCGGAGCAAAAAGCCAACGGCAACACGTTCTTGATCTGGCAAGACGGCAACACCAAAAACTTCGAAGTGCGATTGGAGTTCCGCTGCAACGCCGTCAATAACTCCGGCATTCAATACCGTTCGAAGCACATCACGGACAAATCCGCTCGCAACGATTGGGTGGTTCGCGGGTATCAGCATGAACTTCGAAATGAGATGAAGTTCCCAAACATCGCCGGTTTCATCTACGACGAAGGTGGACGCCGCGGTCGCATTTGCATGGTTGGCGAAAAGGCGGTTTGGAAAGACGGCAAGAAACAAGTATTGGAAAACTTCCTCAACGAAGAAGAGTTCCAAGCCTTGTTCAATTTGGACGATTGGAATGAAGTCGTGATCATTGGGCGTGGCAACCACATCCAGCACTTCATGAACGGCAAGCTGATCTTGGACTTCACCGACGAGCAGCCTGAGCTTCAGTTGCTGGATGGAAAGTTGGCTCTGCAGTTGCACGCAGGCAAACCCATGTGGGCTGAGTTCAAAAACATTCGTTTCAAGTCTTTGGATTGATCCGATGCGATCCGCATTCCTCGTTGCTATCTGTATCGTTGCGTTGTTGCAAACGTCGCCTGCGTTCACACAAGACGCGGGCACCAAAGATTTGGCACGCCCTGCTCAGAACCAATCGGTGAATCCAGGAATCAATGATTCGTTCCTGGATCCCGAGCTGGACGTGGATGCTTGGCTGCAACGTTTCGAAGTCGAAAGCCGAGAGGTTTATGCGGCCAAGGATGAGATTGTGGCGGCGTTTGGGCTGCAGTCTGGCGACCGTGTCGCCGATATCGGCACGGGGACGGGGCTGTATGTGGAACCTTTTTGCGATGCAGTCGGCAAGGACGGTTGGGTGTATGCAATTGATATCGCACCGAAGTTTGTGCAGCGAGTCAGCCAGATTGCCGAGCACAAACGGTTGGACAACGTCACTCCCGTTCTCGGATCAGGAAACGACATCTGTTTGCCACCCGCGAGCATCGACGCCGCGTTTGTGTGTGATGTCTATCACCATTTCGAATTCCCATCGCAATCGCTTCGGTCGATTCACCGAGCGATGAAACCCGGTGGGCAGTTGGTGGTGATTGATTTTGAACGCATCGAAGGCGTTTCGCGGGAATGGACAATGGGCCATGTGCGAGCTGGTAAAGACGTCTTTCGCAAAGAGATCGAAGCCGCCGGCTTTGAGTTTGTGGAAGAGGTGAAGCTGGAACGTTTCAAAGAAAATTACTTTCTGCGTTTCCGTCGCCCCTAAGCTGCCACTCGTTTGGCTAAGCTAGCCATTACCTCAACAGAACGTCTGCCTACGACGCGAGGCAGGCGTTTTTTCATTGGCGAACGCAGCTTCGTCCACGAGGTGAATCGAAGCAGCTTGGCATCCTATCTGGTTGATAGGAATTCAATCTCGATAGCGATGGGCAGATAGCGTGGCATCGGATCGCGACCCACCAACAAAAAAACAACAGACCCAATCGGATCTGCCTTCGACCAAGTCGTTGTTCGATGCCACGGTTGCATCGGAAGACGGGGAGCGTTTGATCGAAACTCCCGATTGGATTGGTCGCTACCGAATCGTGCGGCGGATCGGGAGTGGTGGTTTTGGATCGGTCTTCCAAGGCAAAGATGAATCGCTCAACCGTGATGTCGCCATCAAAGTCCCGATTCGTTTGCTCGATGACGCCAGCGACGAATATCAGTGGACATCCGAAGCTCGGATGGTTGCTCAACTGGACCATCCCAACATCGTTCCGGTGTACGATATTGGTCAATCCAAGGCGTTGCCGTTTTACGTCGTGTCGAGGTACATCGAGGGAGCCGATCTTTGCGAGCGAATGCAGGCATCCAAACCTGCGTTGGACGAGACCGTTCGATGGGTCACCGAGATCGCGGACGCTCTGCATCACGCGCATCAACAAGGGCTCGTTCATCGCGATGTCAAACCGAGCAACATTCTGATCGATCAGCAGAATCGAGCTTGGCTGACGGATTTCGGTTTGGCCATCAGCGACGATGTTCCACGACCTGTTCGCGGTGGCAGATTGATTGGGACCTATTCGTACATGAGTCCCGAGCAGGCGCGTGGGGAAGGACACTTGGTGGATGGTCGTGCCGACCTCTTCGCACTGGGCATTGTGTTGTACGAGCTTCTGGTTGGACGGCGCCCCTTCGAAGGAGGTTCCAGCCGACAATTGCTGCAGAACATCATGCACGCCGCCCCAAAGCGTCTTTGCCAAGTTAATCCGGAAGTGCCGTTGGAGCTGGAACGCATTTGTTTAAAAGCGTTGGCGTTGCGAGTCTCTGATCGCTACGTCGATGGATTGGCGATGGCGAACGATCTTCGCGGCTTTCAGATGCTTGGATCGACCGCTGATGCAAGTGTTGACCTTTCCGGCGAGTTTTTGCCTTCGTCGGGTAGCGGATCACGGCGATCATCGGGGATGTCGGCCACTGCTACGAGGGCGAATGCACCTCGGGGTGAAGGCGAGCCACGCGTGGTTCCGAAAGGGCTTCGAGCGTTTGATCGTCACGACCAAGATTTCTTTTTGCAATTGGTACCGGGAGCGCGAGACGCCAGAGGCGTTCCGGAGGTGTTGCGGCAGCTTAAGATCCGAGTGGATTCCCGCGAATCGCAAGACACGTTTCGGGTTGGGTTGATCTACGGGCCGTCGGGTTCGGGAAAGTCTTCGTTGATGCACGCGGGTTTGGTGCCGTTGCTATCTCGGTCTGTCGAAGTGGTCTCGGTCGAAGCGAATGCCAAGCACACCGAGTCTCGAATTTTGTCTGAGCTTCAGAAGCTGGATTCCAGTGTTGCTCAGCAGACGACGCTGATTGGTGCGATGGCGCAGATACGCAAGAACAGCGTCAGTGGCGGCAAGAAAGTTCTGTTGGTGATCGACCAATTCGAGCAGTGGTTGCACGCTCATCCAACCATTCGTGACGAAGTCTTGCTGGATGCCATTCGGCAGTGCGATGGAAAAAATCTGCAGTGTTTATTGCTGATCCGAGACGATTTCTGGATGCCCGCAACGCAGTTCTTTCATGAGTTGGATTTGCGTTTGGTGCAAGATTTCAACTGCGTTGCTGTCGATCGATTCGATGTCAAACATGCCGAGTTTGTGCTGAAAGAGTTTGGACGTGCCTACGGTTGTCTGCCAGAGAATCTGGATGGGATGACAGAGGAACAACGCAAGTTTGTCCAGCAAATTGTTCGAGGCGTGCAAGAAAACGGCAAGGTGATTTCCATCCACCTGGCTGTGTTGGCACAGATGTTGAAAGGCCAACAGTGGGATTTGAAAACGTTGGCCGAGTTCGGCGGCGCGGAGGGTGTCGACACGGGCTACTTACGAATGACATTCGAAGGCATCCACGCACCTCCACACCACCGACGATTTCGCGAACCGGCCAAAGCCGTGCTGGCGGCGTTGTTGCCGGAACGCGCGGCAAACATCAAAGGGCAGATGGTTGCGAGTGATCAGCTACAACGGATCGCTGGTTTGGACGATGAGACGTTCGATGAATTCGTTGAGATGATGGACGGCGAACTTCGTTTGATCACGCCGACCGCCGCCACGGAATCAAGCGATTCCGACATTACGAATCGAAGCTATCAGTTGACCCACGATTTTCTCGTGCAGCCCATCCGACAGTGGCTGACCGAAATGGATCAGCAGACGGTTCGAGGCAGAACCAAACTTCGTCTGGCGGAACTGACCGAATATTGGAAACGCAACCGCGACAATCGGTTTCTACCCAGCGGTCTGGAGTATCTGCGTTTCCTCGCCCTGACCGATTCCGGCCAACGCTCTGACGAGCAGCAGCAATTAATGGCGGCGGCGTCAAAACATCACGGTACTCGATGGGCGATCGCGGTGCTGATGATGCTGATGTTGGGAGTGACGGCAGGCATCTTGTCACAGAGTGTGCGTCGTCGGTTGGCGGACCAACAGACCGATTCGAATGTCGCTCGGTTGCTGACCGCCGACATCGCGATGATTCCCGATGCGATCAACTCCATCGCAGACCTGAACGAGGATCCTCCTCAGCAATTGATTGACTTGCTGCAGGAACAAGACGTCTCCGATCGTCAAAAATTCGCGGCGCGATTGGCATTGGTGCAATCTGATCCGGGGCAAGTTGTCCCGCTGATCGAAATGATCCCGCAGTTCAATCCGGATGGTCTTTCGTTGATCGCCGAACGCTTGAAACCTCACCAAACGATCGCGACGCCTGAGCTCTGGTCGCGTTTTGAATCGAGCCGATCCGACGAAACGAATCAGTTGAGATTCGCTTGGGTCTTGGCGCAGCTCGACGCGGCAAGTGGGAAGTGGCAGCGGCACGCATCAACCGTTGTTCGAAGCATCGTCAATCAAAACCCAACACAAGTTGGTGAATTCATTCCCGGGTTGGTTCCGATTGCCAAAGTTCTGATCGAACCCGCCAGTCGCTATTTCGCGGAGTCAGGTTTGGCGGACAATTCTGCCGCGGAAAGCAGCGACATCATCAACCGTGATACGCGTTTGAACGCGGCGTTTCTACTCTCGAAGTGCATCGGGCCCGAGGATGCGGTGCTGGCGGAGTTGCTCGCCGTCGCCGTGGACGATGAGTTTGAGCTGTTGATGTCAGTCGCGGAGCGTGACCCGGATGCGGTTGCAAGTCGTTTGCGAGAAGAATTGCGGCAACACGCCGAACCTGAATGGTCCGATGAACAGGAGTTGTCCGAATTCTCATCCCCCGACGCGGCGCTGGTGCAACGCGTGCAAGCGTTTGGCGGTTTGGTCACAAACACTTTCGCATTGATCCAGAAGTGTCCGTTGGCAAAGTTTTTGGCGGTAGCAGAATCGCTCTCGGAATTCGGCTATCGACCCGAGTGTGTTCGTGTTTACGAGAGTTCCACCGACCCTTGGGTGGCGTCCGTTTTGGTGCGAGACGGCTTGGATTGGGAGTTCACGTTCCCAGCCGATCGCAACGAAGTCGGTGAGTTGCAAACGCAAATGCGGTCTCGAGGAATGTACCCGTGTGACGTTACCGCCATCCCCGCCAATGCAGTTGGGATGGCTGCTGGTGGCGAAGCAATGGACGCGGACGACGTGCCGACCGGGCAAAGATACGGAGTCCTTTGGACTCGGCTTCCTTCCGGAACCTTGGACGCGAAAATTTATGTTGGTCTGAATGAGTCCGAGCATCAGCCCAAGGGGTGGGGGCCGCTTCTCAGCGGTGGGTTTGTTCCAAAAGCGAATTTGAAACAACGCGATTCAAAGGGAACGGACCACTACAGTTCCGTGCGTTTCCGAATGGTCGCGTCTCCGATCACTGATGATACCTGGAACGACAGCCCATTCAGTTTTCGGTCTCGAAACGTGGTGGGCAAGTATCAAACCGATGTCCGTTTGAATCCGCCAGGAGAGTTCGATGAGGAAAGCGTGAGCTACTCCGCGATTTGGTGGAACGGCGGTGACTTTGAATCGAAAACTCTGACGCAGCTACCGATCGACGAGCACCTTGCAAAGGCGAACGAATTGTCGGCGGATAATTATCGAGCCGTCAGTTTGTCGGTGGTTCAAGATGGCGACCAGCTTGTCGCGGCTTCGGTGTGGCATCGGCCCGTGGTGACCGATACGCAGAAAGACCATGTTGCCAGTCGGCAAGCCAATGCAATCATTGCCTTGGCTCGATTGGGAGTTGTTCAGCCGTTGTGGGAGGCATTGCAACTGGAGCCGGATCCTCGTCTACGATCGTTTCTGGTCGATCGTATGGCACGCCTCGAAATGCCTGTTCAGACGCTGCTGGCACGTTTAGAAGACGAGCAAGATGAGTCCACCAAGTTCGCGGTGTTGGCTGCAATTTCCAAGTACCGACCGGATCAATTGTCCAACAGCCAATTGCGGGGACTTCGGGAGCTCACGACCAACTGGGGAACAACGGATCCTCGAGCCTCGATTCATGCAATCTGTCGGTATTTGGCCAACCGTTGGGGATGGGGCGAGACGGTTGCCGCCATCGATGACGCGGAATCGCCCAATGGCAGCAGCACAATTGACTCCGCGAAGGTTGGCTCTGATGGATCGCCCGGATGGATTCGAAACGGGCAAGGACAGACTCTCGTCACGATTTCAGGGCCGGTATCATTTCAAATGGGATCGCCGGCTCACGAGGCTTTTCGCGATCATGGGTTGGAGGCACCGGTCCAAGCCAAGATCCCACGCTCGTTTGCAATCGCGGATTCCGAAGTCACCTTGGAACAATACCAGCGATTTGATCCCGAAGCCGATTACGCCACCCAGTACGCGCTGCATCCGGATTGTCCAATGACATCCGTGCGTTGGTTCCATGCAATCAAATACTGTCGATGGTTGAGCGAGCAAGAAGGCGTTCCTGAATCGCAGATGTGTTATCCGTCGATCGAGGAAATTGAACGCGACTTCGATAGCCCGGATGGGATTCGTCGTCCCAAGGACTTCCTGAAGCGAACCGGGTATCGGCTGCCAACGGAAGCGGAATGGGAATATGCCTGCCGTGGTGGCACCACGACGCCACGTTCCTTCGGCCATTCACCCGAGTTGCTTTCGCAATACGCTTGGACAACCGAGAATTCAGCACGCAACTCGCAGGTGCTGTTTCATCCTGTCAAGCAATTGATGCCCAATCCATTTGGTTTGTTTGATACGCTCGGCAACGTGATGGAATGGTGTGAGACACATGATTTCTCACTTCGCGGCAAACAGACAACGATGGTTGATTCCGAACTTGGTTTGCTCGACACGCGTTCCATTGACCGAGTCGCGCGGGGAAGTGCGGTGTTCTATGTGCCAACAACCATGCGAAGTGCCAAACGCGAACAGGAAAAGGTTTACACGACTCATCCTTATCTTGGTTTCCGAATCGCACGAACGATTCGATCGGAATCGGACGCAAACGACGAATCAACGGCGACGGTCATCGAGACCAATTGATTGCGTGAATCACGGGATGAATTTCCGGCCGAATCTTGCGTGCGGCCTCGAAAACGAATAGCTTTTGCTTGTGAGGTGGGTGCCGGCCCACCCGGTTGTGTCCAGCCAACTCGAATCGCAATCCATGAGCACGCACCCTGAGAAACTTCGTTGCATGGCTTTGTCGGGCACGATTTCCATCCCGCCGCGGTTCCCTGACATCGCGACCATCTCTTTCGAGAAAGGCGATGCTCCCAGTGACCCGGTGTTGATTGTGGCGACTCAAAGATTGTCGCCCAAGTTGACCCTTCGACGATCATTCCGTGCCGAAGACGTTTGTTCGGTTTTTGTTCCCGCTAGCGAAACTCAGGTCGACTACGAAAAGGGAGCTTGGCTGCACGATGTGGAGTTGGCGGACAAGGTTCAATCCATGACCAACAAAGGAGCGATTCGCGGAATCCTTTATGTTCGCGAGCATGCACAATCTCTCTTGGAGATGGATGCCGGCATGACAGCCGCGGAGAGCGCGGAATTTTATCCTCCGCTTCCCGAAGATCGGTCGGTCAATCACTACAACATGGAACCGATTGCGATCCCTTGCCAGTGACTTTCGCTGTTCGGGATGTTCCTGAGATCGATGTGGTGATTCTGTCTCGGGACGAGTCGGCCATCAACGCTACGGTTGTCAGCGCGTTGCGGTCGCAAGTCGGTGTCAATCTGTCCGTCCATCGTATCGTGGGGGCTCCGCGATCGACGGATTCAGGACGTATCGCCACCATCGTGCGAGCACGAAACGAAGGCGTGCACTGTGGGAACTCCGCACTGGTGATGTTTCTCGACGACGACGTGG containing:
- a CDS encoding GMC oxidoreductase — protein: MEVKRPKQFTNADVILGGGLCGLLLAVELATRLRQSDRKIIVVEATGGEVPRRNFERPFRWLRLLGSEADYNHPTQPCEALAGRQITWPRGRGWGGSGRINSMIWFPPTETDIANLVDVLREHDGDVPSKLNSALEQAKSWIRPEPARWLSGSGRLFLDAMKDADQCHFAAYARLNRGGRRWTAWQAVSELLQRDPQAGQRLSFVRADVHSLRIQDGQATDLVWDDRSTSRFDDDCQVISCLGTIGSPTLLQRSGHQVTGLGENLHDHLIMPVIHGTDSDILTDDVTDARSLANWQHSGAGRIACNVAECGGLDPDQRWQLHVTPTDYLRFPNSQRRGAMTIGVNVTQPSSRGRIRWTADEMSIETGYWNDSKDRDQLLAGVHWGRELVSRSRLATVLGAETIPGAKRTSDEALIAAMQRYTQTLYHPAGTCALGNVVDSQFRVRGLNNVRMVDASLLPKPTVGNPTATLAMLTCYAANRIT
- a CDS encoding MaoC family dehydratase, producing MSDSMPTQNPIVSPEDVTRPETVVIAKDVAEPTDLLYCEDLEIGMQWLSPWRTISADDVRAFSELTGDYDPLHNENGKESPLPRSPFGRPVAHGLLGLSVLAGLSTEHPRAATLALVSVSDWNFENPVFFGERVRVRTTVESSEPHGRRAAKITWHRQLISDDGRTLQQGKFVTLVASNKRYLRQPK
- a CDS encoding 3-keto-disaccharide hydrolase, whose translation is MTHLIAAIALVACTSNSVSAESPVKLPAETGMTEIFNGKDLTGWSGDERLWSVRDGVIHGETTPEQKANGNTFLIWQDGNTKNFEVRLEFRCNAVNNSGIQYRSKHITDKSARNDWVVRGYQHELRNEMKFPNIAGFIYDEGGRRGRICMVGEKAVWKDGKKQVLENFLNEEEFQALFNLDDWNEVVIIGRGNHIQHFMNGKLILDFTDEQPELQLLDGKLALQLHAGKPMWAEFKNIRFKSLD
- a CDS encoding class I SAM-dependent methyltransferase gives rise to the protein MRSAFLVAICIVALLQTSPAFTQDAGTKDLARPAQNQSVNPGINDSFLDPELDVDAWLQRFEVESREVYAAKDEIVAAFGLQSGDRVADIGTGTGLYVEPFCDAVGKDGWVYAIDIAPKFVQRVSQIAEHKRLDNVTPVLGSGNDICLPPASIDAAFVCDVYHHFEFPSQSLRSIHRAMKPGGQLVVIDFERIEGVSREWTMGHVRAGKDVFRKEIEAAGFEFVEEVKLERFKENYFLRFRRP
- a CDS encoding bifunctional serine/threonine-protein kinase/formylglycine-generating enzyme family protein, with amino-acid sequence MASDRDPPTKKQQTQSDLPSTKSLFDATVASEDGERLIETPDWIGRYRIVRRIGSGGFGSVFQGKDESLNRDVAIKVPIRLLDDASDEYQWTSEARMVAQLDHPNIVPVYDIGQSKALPFYVVSRYIEGADLCERMQASKPALDETVRWVTEIADALHHAHQQGLVHRDVKPSNILIDQQNRAWLTDFGLAISDDVPRPVRGGRLIGTYSYMSPEQARGEGHLVDGRADLFALGIVLYELLVGRRPFEGGSSRQLLQNIMHAAPKRLCQVNPEVPLELERICLKALALRVSDRYVDGLAMANDLRGFQMLGSTADASVDLSGEFLPSSGSGSRRSSGMSATATRANAPRGEGEPRVVPKGLRAFDRHDQDFFLQLVPGARDARGVPEVLRQLKIRVDSRESQDTFRVGLIYGPSGSGKSSLMHAGLVPLLSRSVEVVSVEANAKHTESRILSELQKLDSSVAQQTTLIGAMAQIRKNSVSGGKKVLLVIDQFEQWLHAHPTIRDEVLLDAIRQCDGKNLQCLLLIRDDFWMPATQFFHELDLRLVQDFNCVAVDRFDVKHAEFVLKEFGRAYGCLPENLDGMTEEQRKFVQQIVRGVQENGKVISIHLAVLAQMLKGQQWDLKTLAEFGGAEGVDTGYLRMTFEGIHAPPHHRRFREPAKAVLAALLPERAANIKGQMVASDQLQRIAGLDDETFDEFVEMMDGELRLITPTAATESSDSDITNRSYQLTHDFLVQPIRQWLTEMDQQTVRGRTKLRLAELTEYWKRNRDNRFLPSGLEYLRFLALTDSGQRSDEQQQLMAAASKHHGTRWAIAVLMMLMLGVTAGILSQSVRRRLADQQTDSNVARLLTADIAMIPDAINSIADLNEDPPQQLIDLLQEQDVSDRQKFAARLALVQSDPGQVVPLIEMIPQFNPDGLSLIAERLKPHQTIATPELWSRFESSRSDETNQLRFAWVLAQLDAASGKWQRHASTVVRSIVNQNPTQVGEFIPGLVPIAKVLIEPASRYFAESGLADNSAAESSDIINRDTRLNAAFLLSKCIGPEDAVLAELLAVAVDDEFELLMSVAERDPDAVASRLREELRQHAEPEWSDEQELSEFSSPDAALVQRVQAFGGLVTNTFALIQKCPLAKFLAVAESLSEFGYRPECVRVYESSTDPWVASVLVRDGLDWEFTFPADRNEVGELQTQMRSRGMYPCDVTAIPANAVGMAAGGEAMDADDVPTGQRYGVLWTRLPSGTLDAKIYVGLNESEHQPKGWGPLLSGGFVPKANLKQRDSKGTDHYSSVRFRMVASPITDDTWNDSPFSFRSRNVVGKYQTDVRLNPPGEFDEESVSYSAIWWNGGDFESKTLTQLPIDEHLAKANELSADNYRAVSLSVVQDGDQLVAASVWHRPVVTDTQKDHVASRQANAIIALARLGVVQPLWEALQLEPDPRLRSFLVDRMARLEMPVQTLLARLEDEQDESTKFAVLAAISKYRPDQLSNSQLRGLRELTTNWGTTDPRASIHAICRYLANRWGWGETVAAIDDAESPNGSSTIDSAKVGSDGSPGWIRNGQGQTLVTISGPVSFQMGSPAHEAFRDHGLEAPVQAKIPRSFAIADSEVTLEQYQRFDPEADYATQYALHPDCPMTSVRWFHAIKYCRWLSEQEGVPESQMCYPSIEEIERDFDSPDGIRRPKDFLKRTGYRLPTEAEWEYACRGGTTTPRSFGHSPELLSQYAWTTENSARNSQVLFHPVKQLMPNPFGLFDTLGNVMEWCETHDFSLRGKQTTMVDSELGLLDTRSIDRVARGSAVFYVPTTMRSAKREQEKVYTTHPYLGFRIARTIRSESDANDESTATVIETN